AAGAGATCGAAACACTCCTCAACCGGAGCGGGAAACGCGTCAGAGTACAGACCACAGAGGAAGGCCAGAAAGCGCTGGCTGCGCTCGACGGAGTCATCGACGTTCATCAGTTCGACAACCGAATGCAGTTCATCTACACTGGCGAATACAACACGTTATTCCGAGAGCTATCGAAGCACGACATCCTCGAAGCCGACATCGGCGAACCGCCGCTCGAAGACATCTTCTTGCACTACTATGGGGACGAATCGGCCCCGAATTCGGAGGTGTCGGTTGATGCTTGAGACCGCACGATTCGAGGGAAAGCGGCGGGTACGTGGGACTGCGATACTGGCTGTGGGGCTGAGCCTGTATTCTGCGTTCATCGTCTGGTACTTTACCGTCTGGGAGGGAGCCGAAATCGAGGATCTCTTTCAGGAGATGCCGCCCGCGATGATCGAAGCGTTCGGCATTGCTGAATTAGGTACCATCGAAGGATTCCTGGGTGGACAGATCTACACGTTCCTCTGGTTGCTCGGGCTGGGAACCTACTTCGCGTATACCGGGGCAGGACTCGTCGCAACCGACATCGAACGGGGACGAATGGATCTCCTCGCTGTATTTCCGATCTCCCGTGCCAAACTCCTCACCGAGAAATTCATCGCATTGCTCGTCCCATTGCTGGTACTGAACGTCGTCGTAGGGATCGTCATTTACGTATTGGTGATCGCTATCGGTGAGTCGATCGATCCGGCCCGCTTGTTCATGGTGCACGCCCTCTCGATCCCGTATTTCCTCGTGTGCGCTGCAATCGGAATGATCCTGTCAGTGGTAGTTGATCGGGCATCAATCGCGGAACGCGGGGCGATCGGACTGATATTCCTTCTCTGGTTGGGTGAGTCCGTGGTAAGCGGGACGGGCGATTACGACTGGCTCGCGTATCTCAGTCCCACCCACTACTACGAACCGACACCTATCCTTATTGACGGGTCATACGATCCGATTCACTCTCTCGTCTTAGTTGGTGTATTTGTCGTGTTATTTGTTGCTGGAATAATATTATTCAAACGTCGGGATCTATAGCTGTAAGAGCGTTCCAATAGCAAAATCGTTTAGATTCTAAATTCTGCAACCTTCAACATGGTCTGTACGCCCACGTGCCTTCCGAATTCAGTATTTCGGTTTCATGCCTCGTTTTGAATAAAGAAGCCGCGTCACCAACCACTGTTAAGATATCCGACGTAAAAGTAAGGATATGGATTCTCATGTGACTTCTGGGCGGGGAACGAGTGAGTCTCGAATACACACTCGAAAAGTAGGGCTCTTTCTCGCGCTCGCGTTCGGTATTTCCTAGACCGGCGCGCTCGTCCTCTATCTCGTCGGAATCGAACTCGGAACGCTCGCCGGACTCGTACTCGTGGTCGTCGTTTTCATGTGGGCACCGGCGTTCGCTGCGATCGGAACCCAGCTCTGGCACGGAGAGTCTATCCGAGAGGGCTGTGGACTGGCTCTGGGTCGGCTTCGCTGGGTTGGACTAGCGTGGATAACGCCGATCGCTCTCGTCGCCGCCACGATCGGTACCGGAATCGTCCTTCCGGGCGTGTCGTTTACGACAGACTACGCGCCGTATCTGCTCGAGTTGGGATTGACAGAGGAACAAGCCGCTGAGGCGGTCACGCAACTGGAGGGGGTGCCAGTTCCGCTTGCTGTTCTCTTCGTCGTTCAGGGCCTCATTGCGGGTCTGACGATCAACGCCCTTGCGGCACTTGGCGAAGAACTCGGGTGGCGGGGGCTACTGCTCACGGAGCTCGCACCGCTTGGATTCTGGAAGGTCTCGATACTGACGGGAACGATCTGGGGGATCTGGCACGCTCCGATTATCCTTCAGGGCCACAACTTCCCCGATGCACCGCTTGTGGGCGTGTTCGTGATGACCGTTGCAACAATCGCGATGGCTCCGATCTACACGTATCTGACAGTCCGAGCTCGATCTGTGCTCGCCGCAACGTTCCTCCACGGGTCGTTCAACGGACTGGGAGCGCTCTCGCTGATCTACCTCACGGGTGCCGGAAACCTCCTGACCGCTCCCGTTGGCGTCGCCGGCATCGGTGCTGCACTGCTCGTCACTGCTCTCTGCATCGTCCACGACAAAATTATTGCAGAGGAACCGATCACGAACGGACGCCCGCTGTCGCCGTGGACGTGAGTTACTCAGGATGTCCAGGACGGTGAAGTTCAGCCCTTTGTAGGCAACTCGTTGCTCTTCGAACTCGATTATCCGGTCGTAGTGAGCTATCGCGACCGTTAGAAGTCAGTGCGCACCTGCTCGTGACACAGCGGTCAGCATCAACGATGCTGGCCCCAGTGCTGCGAGCAGTGTGTACACAGTGGAGATCGCACCTACAGTAGGTGATTACGATTGGCCGCAGTATCGCCGGTAAAGACTCCTTCGAAACCGGAATGAAACCGTCATCGCGACCGCCCGAATGCGAGCGAGCTTCTCGACGGCGTCCATACGACGGCTCCTTCGCCAGACTATTTTACTATTTCAACGTAGAATTCAATATCGTGAATTGGAAGTCACGATTGACCGCGAGTGCGACCGCGTCCCTGACCTCGAAGGTATCGACGCAGAGCGAACCGAATCGTTATCCCTCACAGCCACCGAATCGGGCCATGGATCTCTCTGTAGTCGACCTCTCTCCCGTTCCCGAGGGTGGCACCGCCAGTGATGCGTACGCGAACACCGTCGAGGCCGCCCGACAGGCAGAACGGCTCGGATACGAACGGTTCTGGGTGGCCGAACACCACGGCATGGCGGACTCCATCGCCGGCACGACCCCCGAAGTGTTGCTCGCCCATCTCGCCGCGAAGACAGACTCGATTCGGCTTGGATCGGGAGCGGTGTTGCTCAACCACTACAGCCCGTTCAAAGTCGCCGAGCAGTTCGGCGTACTGGACGCGCTCGCTCCCGGGCGTATCGACGCGGGTCTCGGGCGGGCGAACGGGTCGCCGGCCGCCGACCACGCACTCGGGACCGATCGCCACGTCCAGAACCCCGACGAGGATCACACGGAGAAGGTAGAGGCCGTCGTCACCCACCTCTACGACGACTTTCCAGACGAGCATCCCTACAGCGACCTGACGATCCCACGCTCGGGTCGGGGTACTCCCGTCCCCTGGCTGCTCGGATCGAGCCCGTCGAGTGCGGCGATCGCCGGCGAACTCGGACTCCCGTACTGCTTCGCCGCGTTCATCCGGCCACAGTTCGCCACCCACTCGTTCGAGACGTATCGCGAGGAGTTCCGGCCCTCGCGGCTGGCCGGCGGTGTCGACGAGCCAGACGGGATGCTCGCGGTGAACGCGGTCTGTGCCGAGACCGACGAGGAGGCGACACGGCTTCGTGCGGTGGCCGAAGCGTCGTACGAGCGGATGCAACGAGGGGTCGTCGGAACGAGGCCGTCCGTCGAGGAGGCCGTCGACGAACTGGGTGGGGTGCCCGAACCGACGCCTACAAAGCTCGGTTCCGAGGAGTGGCCACGGGCGATCTCCGGAAGCAAGGAGACGCTTGCCGGTCTCCTGGAACAGCTCACAGACCGTGTCGGCGTCGACGAGGTGATGGTCCAGCACATCGTCGCGGATCACGACGACGCGCTCCGGTCTCACGAACTCCTGGCTGACGGCGTCGGACTCACGTGAGAGCGGTGTGCTGACGAGCAGTCAGGAGTCTACCGGAGAGCAGGCATCGAACGGCACTTCGATCCGTCCTGGGGAGAACTGCTCCTCGCCACAGGCCTCGAGGACGAGCGGCCACTCTCGGGGTGCCACTCGGATGGACCGGGTAGGTGAGTCGGAGACGTCTCCCCCGTTGAACCGTCTTCGTACGCGAACGTGAGCACAGCCGCGTTCTAACGGGAGTGAAAGAGCACCTGAGCGGGTAGGACCGGATGCCAGAGGCACAGATCACGGGGCTTTAGCGGTGATCCACGGGAGCTGGTCTACCCGAGCAGGCTACATGACTCGAACAGTCTCGTTCAAATGAGCTTTTTGGCCGACCTCATCGAGAGACGTCACTTTGTTGTTGATTCGAGTGAGCCAGCTTCACTTCATTCCAGTCGGCTGGTACACCTCGAGGCGACGGTTCCACTACGATTCTCGGCTCCGGGGGTAGCTCTTCGAAAGCCCGTAGCATTCCACTGTGGTGGAGTGAAAATATCGCGGCGCGGGCACCTGTATTCAGGTAATTTGATGTCGCTGGCCCCGATCACCCGAGAAGAAGTCGGAATCCCCAGAGGACTCCCATCCCGACCCCGATCGTCGCCAGCATACTCCCCGTTCGCCACGCAACGATCGCGGCCACCCCACCGGCGATGGCCCGTTCGTTGACCACCGCCGTGACGACCGATCCGTCGAGAACGAACAGCTGGGGAAAGACCAGCGCAGCGAGGATCGCCGGGGGGACGTACACCAGCGCTCGTTCGACCCCCGGCGGGAACTCGATCACCCACCCGTGAAGCTGGATGAACGAGAGACGAAGGGCGAAACAGCCGACCGCGAGCGCAACGATGAGCAGCCACACGAAACCCGCTCCGAACTCGAGCGGTGCCATCTACCTCCTCCCCCATCTGCTGACGACCACACCGATGGTCGTCCCTCCGATCGCCGCGACGAGAATGCCCAGGTTCATCGGGACGCCCGCCGCCGCCACGGCGAGCACGCCACCAGCCACCCCCGCTGCCTTCGTCGGTCGATCTTCGATAAATCGCATCAGGAGAGCGATGAACGCCAGGGGGATCACGAACTCCAACTCCCATTCGGGCGGCACGCCCCGTCCGAAGAACACCCCGGCGATCACCGACAGCTGTACGATGATCCAGAGCGGGACAGCCGTCCCGAGATAGTAGCCTCGTCTGCTGGTCGTTGGTTCGGACGTGTATCGTTCGATCGAAAACGCGTAGACCGGGGTCCACAAGAAGTACGCGAGAAACCACTTCCACACCGTCGAAAACCGCGAAAAATACGGCGCCAGCGAGAGACTGTAAAGTACACCCCGTCCGCCGTCGACGAGGAGCGAAAGGACCACGACGAGAACGCCGGGCGTTCCCGTTTCGAGGAGCAAGAATGCCGTCAACATCACGGTCGGGTAGTAGACGAGAACGGCCATCGCGATCGTCTGGATCGGTGACAATCCGATCGCCGTCGCCGCCATCCCGGTGACGAGTCCGACGATCGCCCCAGCCGGTAACAACGGCGCCATGTCCCCGGCCCCCGATAGAAAATCTTCCCGGAATTTCATGATGCCACCTTGTAGCATGGCTGAGACGATAAACGAAGAGGAGAGATGGCAGGTCGAGGATCGGAAGGTCTGACGGCTCCGGAAAAGGACTCGAAGGAGCTAGTGTGGAGACGCTTTGGGAGCGATCACCAGGGCACGGTGAGCGATCTCTAACTCGTACTGCGTCCGCCCCGTCCAACCTACACGACCTGTTCGGTCTCTCTACCAGCTGCCAGAGAACGCGTACGAGATACAGAGAAAGGAATCGACACGGTCGTACTAAGCGAAGTGTTCACCGCCCATTAATCCCCTCCCGAAAACCACCTATGAGGGGACACGGTCGTACGAAGCGAAGCGTTCACCCCTGTGGATCGCGCCGCATCGGGAAGAACGGTGGCATCGTCTGGAGGTGAACCGTATCGACGATCTCGAACCCGTGGCGGAATTAGAACGGGAGGTTCCGGACGTTACTCGAGATGAGAAACGCGGGTGTTCCCTCGCGGTCACACTCGTCGAGTACCGGCTTCATGAGGAGACTCCCGTGTCCCCGTCGCTGCTGGACGGGTTCGACCCCTAAGACCGTCAACTCCCAGAACGGCTCGCTCGGGTGGCTGGCCTCGATCCGCTCGATGAATTCGTCCAGCAGTACCAGCTTCTCCTCCGAGAGGGCCTTCTGCATGACGGCACCGATCTCGTCGTACTCAGGTTGCACGCCGGGCGGTAACCAGAGGGCCGCACCGACGTACTCGCCGACGTAATACGCCGTGTCGTGGTCGAACGCTTTTCCACCGTACGCCATGGAAAACTCCGGAAAGTAGCGGTGGTACGTGGGAGGTGAAGTGAAATACCAACGTATCCCGGGATCCGTGGTAAAGGCCAGCGTGAGGGCGGTGAGGAGATGTTTCTCTTCAGTCTGAGTGGCTGTGCTCGTATCGACGGATTCTCCGGTAGTCGCCATTAGCCGGTCCACCTTCGTTCAAAGAGGTGACGTCCTCACATAGCATCATCTCCTGAACGAATTGCACCGACTGAGCAGAATGCACGATCTAATAGGGATCATCGTAGAAGGTCATACTTCTCCGATTTCGAACCGAGCGACATCGGTGACACGTGTACCCGAGAGATTCAGTTGACTACGATGATCCCTGTGAGTATGGTCCCGGCGTTTCGAAAACAGTCGACGACTGGTAGGCACTGTCCAACGAGGAGAAAGTCGACGAGCTGACGATCTCCTGTCGTAATGCCGTGCGAGATACGGAGGGTGGGTTCACCACGACG
This region of Halalkalicoccus sp. CGA53 genomic DNA includes:
- a CDS encoding ABC transporter permease — translated: MLETARFEGKRRVRGTAILAVGLSLYSAFIVWYFTVWEGAEIEDLFQEMPPAMIEAFGIAELGTIEGFLGGQIYTFLWLLGLGTYFAYTGAGLVATDIERGRMDLLAVFPISRAKLLTEKFIALLVPLLVLNVVVGIVIYVLVIAIGESIDPARLFMVHALSIPYFLVCAAIGMILSVVVDRASIAERGAIGLIFLLWLGESVVSGTGDYDWLAYLSPTHYYEPTPILIDGSYDPIHSLVLVGVFVVLFVAGIILFKRRDL
- a CDS encoding AzlD domain-containing protein, producing MAPLEFGAGFVWLLIVALAVGCFALRLSFIQLHGWVIEFPPGVERALVYVPPAILAALVFPQLFVLDGSVVTAVVNERAIAGGVAAIVAWRTGSMLATIGVGMGVLWGFRLLLG
- a CDS encoding GNAT family N-acetyltransferase, encoding MATTGESVDTSTATQTEEKHLLTALTLAFTTDPGIRWYFTSPPTYHRYFPEFSMAYGGKAFDHDTAYYVGEYVGAALWLPPGVQPEYDEIGAVMQKALSEEKLVLLDEFIERIEASHPSEPFWELTVLGVEPVQQRRGHGSLLMKPVLDECDREGTPAFLISSNVRNLPF
- a CDS encoding CPBP family intramembrane glutamic endopeptidase, whose translation is MVVVFMWAPAFAAIGTQLWHGESIREGCGLALGRLRWVGLAWITPIALVAATIGTGIVLPGVSFTTDYAPYLLELGLTEEQAAEAVTQLEGVPVPLAVLFVVQGLIAGLTINALAALGEELGWRGLLLTELAPLGFWKVSILTGTIWGIWHAPIILQGHNFPDAPLVGVFVMTVATIAMAPIYTYLTVRARSVLAATFLHGSFNGLGALSLIYLTGAGNLLTAPVGVAGIGAALLVTALCIVHDKIIAEEPITNGRPLSPWT
- a CDS encoding AzlC family ABC transporter permease → MLQGGIMKFREDFLSGAGDMAPLLPAGAIVGLVTGMAATAIGLSPIQTIAMAVLVYYPTVMLTAFLLLETGTPGVLVVVLSLLVDGGRGVLYSLSLAPYFSRFSTVWKWFLAYFLWTPVYAFSIERYTSEPTTSRRGYYLGTAVPLWIIVQLSVIAGVFFGRGVPPEWELEFVIPLAFIALLMRFIEDRPTKAAGVAGGVLAVAAAGVPMNLGILVAAIGGTTIGVVVSRWGRR
- a CDS encoding LLM class flavin-dependent oxidoreductase, encoding MDLSVVDLSPVPEGGTASDAYANTVEAARQAERLGYERFWVAEHHGMADSIAGTTPEVLLAHLAAKTDSIRLGSGAVLLNHYSPFKVAEQFGVLDALAPGRIDAGLGRANGSPAADHALGTDRHVQNPDEDHTEKVEAVVTHLYDDFPDEHPYSDLTIPRSGRGTPVPWLLGSSPSSAAIAGELGLPYCFAAFIRPQFATHSFETYREEFRPSRLAGGVDEPDGMLAVNAVCAETDEEATRLRAVAEASYERMQRGVVGTRPSVEEAVDELGGVPEPTPTKLGSEEWPRAISGSKETLAGLLEQLTDRVGVDEVMVQHIVADHDDALRSHELLADGVGLT